The following is a genomic window from Chryseobacterium sp. StRB126.
ATTGGTGTTGGTAGTGATAGTAAGCCAATTGATCAGGTAATTGATAAAGAGGTTAAGATTAATACAAATATTACCGGTGAGGTTCTTGTTGAATTAATCATGGGTAGATTGAAAAAAGACCCTCAAGATCCTTATAAAGGAGTTATCGAATTTATAACCTCATACCCGTATGATCAGGTTGTTTTAAATTTGTCTGTGAGTCCTAATTCTGCAAGAGATTTAAAAATCCATTATGCCTATCAGGAAAATGTTTATCAGCCTGTAACGGTAGCTTCTGCCAATGCAATGAAAACCGTACCTATAGAAAAAGTCTTAACTGTATTTCCTAATCCTACCACGGGGTCGGTTACCTTACAGGGAAATGTCGATTTTACAGACGCGGATATTTTCATCAACAATACTTTGGGGAAAGAAGTGTTCCGTTCAAAATTCAGATCCAAAACCATTGATTTGCCGGCAACATTACCTGGAGGAATCTATATGCTCAGTGTGCAAACAAAGGATAGGGAAATCTATACCCATAAGATTATTCTGACAAGATAAATTTTATGGGTCTTATCTAAGCTAATAGGGTTCTGATTTTTCGGAAAAGAAATTGGAGGGGATCTCTAAAAGCTTTGGATTGAAATAATTATTTTTAACAGAATAAAAACAAAGCCGTCCCACTGAGACGGCTTTTATCTTATAATTTGAAAAGATTTTCTTAGTTAGCTAAAATTCTCTTTACAGCTTCTTTCACTGCTTCAGCATCAATCTTATACTTCTTCATCAACTCAGCAGGTGTTGCAGATTCTCCGAAAGTATCGTTTACCGCAACAAATTCCTGTCTTGTAGGTCTTTTTCTTGCAAGCATTCCTGCAACAGACTCTCCTAACCCTCCAAGGTAGTTGTGCTCTTCAGCAGTTACAATCTTCCCTGTTTTTTCAACAGATTTTAAGATGATCTCTTCATCAAGAGGTTTAATCGTGTGGATGTTGATAACCTCACAAGAAATACCTTCTTTTTCAAGCTCGTCAGCAGCTACAAGAGACTCCCATACAAGGTGTCCTGTTGCAACAATTGTTACATCAGTACCTTCCTGAAGCATAATTCCTTTTCCGATTTCGAAAGGCATATCTTCAGGCATAAATACAGGAACAGTTGGTCTACCGAATCTTAAATATACAGGACCTTCAAAGTCAGCAATTGCAAGAGTGGCTGCTTTTGTCTGGTTGTAGTCACAAGGGTTAATTACAGTCATTCCAGGAAGCATTTTCATCATCCCGATATCTTCCAATACCTGGTGAGTAGCTCCATCTTCTCCTAATGTAAGACCTGCGTGAGATGCACAGATTTTCACATTCTTTCCAGAGTAAGCAATAGACTGACGGATTTGGTCATATACTCTCGAAGTAGAGAAGTTAGCGAAAGTTCCTGTGAAAGGAATTTTTCCAGTGATGCTAAGACCTGCAGCAAGTCCCATCATGTTAGCCTCTGCAATACCTACCTGAATGAATCTTTCGGGAGCTTTTTCAATGAATTTCTCCATTTTTAAAGATCCGATAAGGTCTGCACAAAGTGCTACTACATTAGGGTTTTTGTCAGCAAGCTCAGCTAATCCGGCTCCGAATCCTGAACGTGTGTCCTTTTTTTCTGTATATGTATATTTCATTTTTATTTTTATTAATCGAGATGTTAACGGATGGTTAGATATTAGTAGTCAGCAGGAGCTTCTAAATACAATTGTTTGAATGCTGTTTCCAATTGCTCATCATTAGGAGCTTTACCATGCCAAGCGTGAGATCCCATCATGAAATCTACTCCAGCACCCATTTCTGTGTGAAGGATGATTGCTACAGGTTTTCCTTTTCCTGTTTCAGTTTTTGCTCTTTCAAGAATACCGATTACAGCCTCAAGGTCGTTACCATTCTTTTCTTCTAAAACGATCCATCCGAAAGCTTCAAGTTTAGCATGAAGATTTCCAAGGCTTAATACATCATCTGTATCACCGTCAATCTGACGTCCGTTATAATCGATTGTAGAAATGATGTTGTCTACTTTTTTAGCCGCCGCAAACATTAGTGCTTCCCAGATCTGACCTTCCTGAAGTTCACCATCTCCGTGAAGAGTGTAAACAAGAGACTGGTCTCCATCCATTTTTTTACCTAAAGCAGCTCCTAAAGCTACAGAAAGACCTTGTCCTAAAGAACCTGAAGCAATTCTGATTCCTGGAAGACCTTCGTGAGTAGTAGGGTGCCCCTGTAATCTTGAATCAAGCTTTCTGAAAGTGCTCAATTCCTCTACCGGAAAGAAGTTGAATCTTGCCAAAGTAGAGTAGTACACAGGAGAAATGTGCCCGTTTGATAGATAAAAATGATCTTCATTCTTACCTTCCATCGTAAAAGGAAGATGATAGTTCATCACCTTTCCGTAAAGTGCTGTAAAGTATTCTGTACAGCCTAAGCTTCCTCCCGGGTGTCCTGAATTTACAGCGTGAACCATTCTTAAAATGTCTCTTCTGATCTGTGTAGTAAGAGATTTTAACTCTTCGATACTTTTACTCATTATATCTGATTTATTTGCACGCGAATTTACAATTTTTTACCGGCTTACGGAAATACAAAAATCCGGATATAAAAACCCGGATTTTGATCGATTTGAATATTTTCCTGCTTTTAACAGCCTTCGTTGATGTAAACTGTAACTTCTGTAACAATATTATTAACAAATTTAAATGTTAACTGTGTTCCGGCATCATAGTCCTCAATATTAAAGTATCCCGCATCTTTAATGCGTTTACCATTGTCATCTACCTCCGGACGAACACTAAATATAGGATAGTTTTTGTAAGTATTGATAAGTTCATCTCTGCTACTTCCAACACCCATTCCGCTTTTGGTTCTGAATTTTTTACTGGTGGTTGTCATTCCTGCGATTGTAACGGCATCAGGTTTTGCATCGCCACCATAGCCTTGGAAGATTTCAATATTGATAAGCTCTCCATTGTATTTCACCCCATTCTTTTGTTCCCCATCAGAAATTTTCAGTTTAGTCCCTGCCATTTTTTCAATTTCACTTTTTTCCATAAAGATTTTGTAAGGCCCTATTCTCAACGTGGACAATTCAAAATTTTCCTGAGCTGTCAAAGAACCGAATGTTAACACCAAAATGAAAAATGAAATAATTTTTCTCATAATTAATTACAATATGTTTTTTGAAATTTTTATTTTTTTCTTAATGTTTTATGGATTGCATTTTTAATCATTGGTTCCATGATTGCATACCCTGCAGGAACCGGATGGATACCATCTTTTGAAAGTCCTTCGCGCATTCCACCTTTTGCATCACGCATCGCAGTATTATAATCTACAAACATGAGTCTGTTATTATTCGCGTATTGCTTTAATCTGTTGTTTAGGGCATCTACTTTTTGGGGTACGTCCGTTATTTCTTTGCGCCATGGAAATGCGGCGGCAGGTAATACGGAAGCAATGATTACTTTAATTCCGTTGTTTTGAGCAATATCAGCCATAGCTTTGATATTATTAAAAGTAAAATCAGCATCATAAATGCCTGTATTCTGAGCAATATCATTGGTTCCTGCATTAATGATCACCAGCTTTGGTTTTAAAGCGACAACATCATTCTGAAAGCGTAACAACATCTGTGACGTAGTTTGTCCGCTGATTCCTCTGCCCGTAAAATTGTTTTCAGAGAAAAACTCAGGATGACTCTTTACCCAGCCTTCTGTAATGGAATTGCCCATAAAGACAACATCCACGTTTTTCTTTGAATTTAAAATACTTGTATTTTCATCTTTATACCTTGTAAGATTGGCAAAATCAATAGCATTCTGTGCGTCTGCAGATGTACCTGCAAACAAGCTAAAGGCCAGAAAAATGAATAATTTCATTGCTGATATTTTGGGGTTACTATGGGTTAAACGATTCTTAAATGCTGCTTATCCTTCATCATCCATAATCCAATAAAGGTCAATAATCCATTAAGAACAATCAGTTCCACACCAATTCTGTAATCCGTATAAGAAGTAACCGCAAAATTGATTAAATAAGTGATAATAGGAGCCAGAATTGTTACCATAAGAATAGCGTATTTTTTGGAAATCTGAAACTTGGTGAAAATCCCGAAAGCAAAAAGTCCTAATAGAGGTCCGTACGTATATCCCGCAATTTCCATAATCAGGTAGACAATAGATTTGTCATTCAGTGCTTTGAAAACCATGATTAGAATGAAGAACATAACAGTGAATGTTAAATGCACTTTCATACGAAGTCTTTTCTTTTCTTTTTCAGTTTTGGTTTTATCTTCGTTAAGGTTTAATAAATCTACACAATAGGAGCTTGTTACCGCTGTTAATGCTCCATCCGCAGATGGGAATAACGCTGAAATCAATCCGATGATGAAAATAACGGAAATGGCCATTGGGAAATATCCATTAAGAGATAAAGCAGGGAAAAGATCATCTCCCATGATATTCTTGATGTTTCCTGCAGCATCTTTGAAACCGAAGATATTGCTCACAGGATCAGTTCCGGTAGTTCCATATTCTGCACCATACTGTAAGGCGAAAAGATAAAGTAATCCTCCTAAAAATAAGAAAGCAAGGTTAACCAATAGAAGGGTTCCTGCAAAAGTTAACATGTTTTTCTTTGAATTTTTAAGGTTGTCTACAGAGATATTTTTCTGCATCATTTCCTGATCCAGTCCGGTCATGGCAATCGTAATGAAGATTCCGCCCAGAATGGTTTTAAGGAAGAATGTTTTGGAATTAGGGTCAAAATTGATGAAGTGAGTATAGTTTTTCTGCTCTAAAATTGTATACGCTTCACCAAAAGACAGATTTAGATTGGATAGAATATAGACAATACAAGCCACTAAACTGATAATCATGAAAGAAGTCTGCAAGGTATCTGTAATCACAATGGTTTTTACACCTCCTTCAAAAGTATAGAGAAGAACCATCAGTAAAAGAATCATGGAAGTTACCCAAAATGGAACTCCTAATCCTTCAAGAAGGAAAATCTGCAACACATTTACCACCAGATATAATCTTGCTGTAGCGCCAATAGCCCTTGAAATAATAAAGAATATGGATCCGATTTTATGCGCTTCCAAATTGAATCTTTTTCCCAAATACGTATAAATAGAAGTAAGGTTCATCTTATAATACAATGGCAGAAGAATGGCAGCAACAATAAAATATCCTATAAAGAAGCCAATCACCATCATGTAATATTCAAAACCACCATAAATATATTCGGAGCCGGTCATTTTACCGACTGTTCCTGGAACTGAAATAAAGGTAACCCCACTTAAACTGGTACCTATCATTCCGAATGCAACGAGCCACCATTTACTTTTTTTATTACCGATAAAGAAGGACTGATTGTCAGAATTCCGGCTGGTGAAATATGAGATCACCAAAAGGCCGATGAAGTAGATAAAGACAAACAGCAAAAGGATAGTTCCTGGATTCATGCTTAGATTTTAAATTTTAGCAAATATATAAAAAAGAACCATCGTGAATCGTGAATTTAGTTCAGAGGCAATTTTTATACAATTACTTTTGGAAAGTAACCTAAGCTTGGGATAAAACCTATATTTTTCAGAAAGGTTTGAAGCTGGGAGCTGGGAGCAGGATGTTATGAAGCTCACAAAAGCAATTGTTCTCTATATTTTTTACCATTTTTTAGGGATAACGAATAACAATTCCCTTCATCAAATCGATTGAAAATCGATTCACTCTTAGCTCGCTTAAAAATATAACATCAAGTTAATAAAAACTTTGCGTTAAAAAAGCATCAGGCATTAAAAATAAAAAATTCTGCATAAAAAACTTCCAGCCATTGCTGAGTGAAACGCCTTTGCGACCCATTTGAAATATTCTATTAAAAAAACTTTGCGACTCTAGCGTTAAAAATAAAGGAACTATATGAAAAATTTGCACTACTGTCATTCTGACGAAGGAAGAATGACAGAGTCGTAATGATAGCATTGCAAGATAATTATATATAACTGCCCCAAAAAAATCAGCATAAAAAAACCTTCCAGATTTACTCTGAAAGGTTTGTATTGTAAGGGTGGAAACAGTGATTAATTCACTAAAACATCCTGCAATTCTTCACTCTTTTGGAAACTGGCTTTAGCAAAAGGACAAAGAGGAATGATTTTCTTCCCGTTCTTTCTTGCAAAATTTACAGCAGCCAAAAGCATTTCCTTACCTACACCTTTTCCGTTGTAGGCTTCTTCCACCTCCGTGTGGTCTATAATAAATCTTTCTTCTCCTGCCCAGGTATACGTCATCATTCCTGCGCGTTTTCCATCTATGAAAGCTTCAAAACTTCCGTGTTTCTCGTCGTTGTTTTGTTTTACTTCGATCATGTTTTATGAGAATTTAGTTAGTATTTCTATATCGTTGGTTAATATTTTATGTACGGGGCAGGCATCAGCAATGGTATGCAGTCTTTTCAACTGTTCATCATCCAAAACTCCATCAAAGCTGATCTCTCTTTTGAATATTGCTCTTTTGGTTAATGGGTAGTTTTCAAGTTCTACTTCCACATTGATGTTTTCCACATCCCATTCCTTTCTTTCGATGTACATTCTTAGGGTTGCTGCGGTACAGCTTGCCAAAGAAGTAGCCAGAATTTCCATGGGATTGAAACCTTTGTTCTGTCCGCCTTTATCTATAGGTTCATCGGTAATGATTGTATTTTCTCCC
Proteins encoded in this region:
- a CDS encoding transketolase family protein, whose protein sequence is MKYTYTEKKDTRSGFGAGLAELADKNPNVVALCADLIGSLKMEKFIEKAPERFIQVGIAEANMMGLAAGLSITGKIPFTGTFANFSTSRVYDQIRQSIAYSGKNVKICASHAGLTLGEDGATHQVLEDIGMMKMLPGMTVINPCDYNQTKAATLAIADFEGPVYLRFGRPTVPVFMPEDMPFEIGKGIMLQEGTDVTIVATGHLVWESLVAADELEKEGISCEVINIHTIKPLDEEIILKSVEKTGKIVTAEEHNYLGGLGESVAGMLARKRPTRQEFVAVNDTFGESATPAELMKKYKIDAEAVKEAVKRILAN
- a CDS encoding transketolase, translated to MMSKSIEELKSLTTQIRRDILRMVHAVNSGHPGGSLGCTEYFTALYGKVMNYHLPFTMEGKNEDHFYLSNGHISPVYYSTLARFNFFPVEELSTFRKLDSRLQGHPTTHEGLPGIRIASGSLGQGLSVALGAALGKKMDGDQSLVYTLHGDGELQEGQIWEALMFAAAKKVDNIISTIDYNGRQIDGDTDDVLSLGNLHAKLEAFGWIVLEEKNGNDLEAVIGILERAKTETGKGKPVAIILHTEMGAGVDFMMGSHAWHGKAPNDEQLETAFKQLYLEAPADY
- a CDS encoding SGNH/GDSL hydrolase family protein, with product MKLFIFLAFSLFAGTSADAQNAIDFANLTRYKDENTSILNSKKNVDVVFMGNSITEGWVKSHPEFFSENNFTGRGISGQTTSQMLLRFQNDVVALKPKLVIINAGTNDIAQNTGIYDADFTFNNIKAMADIAQNNGIKVIIASVLPAAAFPWRKEITDVPQKVDALNNRLKQYANNNRLMFVDYNTAMRDAKGGMREGLSKDGIHPVPAGYAIMEPMIKNAIHKTLRKK
- a CDS encoding sodium:solute symporter, which produces MNPGTILLLFVFIYFIGLLVISYFTSRNSDNQSFFIGNKKSKWWLVAFGMIGTSLSGVTFISVPGTVGKMTGSEYIYGGFEYYMMVIGFFIGYFIVAAILLPLYYKMNLTSIYTYLGKRFNLEAHKIGSIFFIISRAIGATARLYLVVNVLQIFLLEGLGVPFWVTSMILLLMVLLYTFEGGVKTIVITDTLQTSFMIISLVACIVYILSNLNLSFGEAYTILEQKNYTHFINFDPNSKTFFLKTILGGIFITIAMTGLDQEMMQKNISVDNLKNSKKNMLTFAGTLLLVNLAFLFLGGLLYLFALQYGAEYGTTGTDPVSNIFGFKDAAGNIKNIMGDDLFPALSLNGYFPMAISVIFIIGLISALFPSADGALTAVTSSYCVDLLNLNEDKTKTEKEKKRLRMKVHLTFTVMFFILIMVFKALNDKSIVYLIMEIAGYTYGPLLGLFAFGIFTKFQISKKYAILMVTILAPIITYLINFAVTSYTDYRIGVELIVLNGLLTFIGLWMMKDKQHLRIV
- a CDS encoding GNAT family N-acetyltransferase, coding for MIEVKQNNDEKHGSFEAFIDGKRAGMMTYTWAGEERFIIDHTEVEEAYNGKGVGKEMLLAAVNFARKNGKKIIPLCPFAKASFQKSEELQDVLVN
- a CDS encoding OsmC family protein, which produces MAVTVKASLGKTKYYTEVTAGENTIITDEPIDKGGQNKGFNPMEILATSLASCTAATLRMYIERKEWDVENINVEVELENYPLTKRAIFKREISFDGVLDDEQLKRLHTIADACPVHKILTNDIEILTKFS